A region from the Acyrthosiphon pisum isolate AL4f chromosome A1, pea_aphid_22Mar2018_4r6ur, whole genome shotgun sequence genome encodes:
- the LOC107883167 gene encoding uncharacterized protein LOC107883167 isoform X1 → MMHLSSAIAVLMIVVAAASAGLYPATMGNKGAAVGRTKSTANRDTSGDSYHMQSSDGQYVFGHTNGEQGRAEMRDSDGTVTGYYSYADRDGRVVRVDYVADKGGYRVISNAGVQSASVTVQADGGGAAPAAQSDFRKLYTDMTRRIKSTVVQRGQKVVDPIGEGQQPVVVDPIPYPTEETKHSNPEEKINFPDWSQVKISTTQKPTNGIEKSEGQQQQQQETVDPNLDSVKITTQKSNIKGNENDGQESIDDSKSGMITTDIPSVPLVPIQPQVPTKGDHKGEYSDTVYHEDQAKEITTEVGNSMIGAESTVIDDTENNSPVTKPISIISNVQTTVSYYDRPGQTTESTVSSDGRLGFQTTISGVKQFDEYSTAVVSESATEHYRTIKENEDKIKISSETDVLVTIKPLQDNESFENVQTTVEPNRQTDVQTTGVLSSVDSTTIETVNGNPALVSTVRPLYESDITTSQTGGRVGDTETATAVDAAGIQYVTEQNNNNEDRPEFRTLEPTESIGTTIRPDLGNSQQELQEIVWPEIPQESVPQVLVPLDPYPAEDLRPKNVGVKTQPNDSRPVRDYKPDELKSAINVSEIETTTMIISNDEENGAMFNFPKYYLIG, encoded by the exons ATGATGCATCTTTCGTCTGCC aTCGCAGTCTTGATGATCGTGGTTGCAGCAGCGTCTGCCGGCCTTTATCCGGCGACGATGGGCAACAAAGGCGCCGCCGTGGGGCGCACGAAATCTACCGCCAATCGTGACACTTCAGGTGATAGTTATCACATGCAGTCGTCTGATGGACAGTATGTATTCGGACACACCAATGGCGAACAG GGCAGAGCCGAGATGCGCGACAGCGACGGCACGGTGACCGGATATTACAGTTACGCGGACCGCGACGGTCGAGTGGTTCGCGTCGATTACGTGGCGGACAAGGGCGGATACAGAGTGATATCAAACGCCGGTGTGCAGTCCGCTTCGGTGACCGTACAGGCGGACGGCGGTGGTGCAGCTCCAGCTGCTCAAAGCGATTTCCGGAAACTGTACACGGATATGACCCGCCGCATCAAA AGCACAGTCGTGCAACGAGGTCAAAAAGTGGTGGATCCCATCGGTGAAGGCCAACAGCCAGTCGTCGTGGATCCGATTCCGTACCCTACTGAAGAG ACAAAACATTCAAACCCTgaagaaaaaatcaattttccgGATTGGAGTCAAGTGAAGATTTCTACGACCCAAAAGCCAACG AATGGAATTGAAAAAAGCGAaggacaacaacaacaacaacaagaaACTGTAGATCCTAATTTGGATAGTGTAAAGATTACAACTCAAAAATCAAAT ATTAAGGGAAATGAAAACGATGGCCAAGAATCTATTGACGATTCGAAGAGTGGAATGATCACTACAGATATACCTTCAGTACCATTAGTTCCGATTCAGCCtcaa GTTCCCACGAAAGGAGATCATAAGGGAGAATATTCTGATACAGTATACCACGAAGATCAGGCCAAG GAAATTACGACTGAAGTCGGCAATTCCATGATCGGTGCAGAATCTACCGTAATCGATGACACAGAAAATAATTCACCAGTCACAAAACCC ATATCGATTATAAGCAACGTTCAAACAACGGTATCATATTACGACAGGCCTGGACAAACCACTGAAAGTACTGTAAGTAGCGACGGCCGACTAGGTTTCCag ACAACAATCTCTGGAGTAAAACAATTTGATGAATATTCAACAGCGGTGGTTTCAGAAAGTGCGACGGAGCATTACCGAACCATTAAAGAGAACGAGGACAAAATTAAG ATTTCATCTGAAACGGATGTGCTGGTGACCATCAAACCACTACAGGATAATGAATCATTCGAAAATGTACAGACTACAGTTGAACCGAACCGTCAAACCGACGTCCAA ACTACTGGTGTACTGTCCAGTGTCGATTCCACGACGATCGAAACGGTAAACGGAAATCCTGCGTTAGTCAGTACGGTGCGGCCTTTGTACGAATCTGATATTACTACATCGCAG ACCGGTGGTAGGGTCGGTGACACGGAAACCGCAACTGCAGTCGATGCAGCCGGTATTCAGTACGTGACCGaacagaacaataataatgaagacCGTCCCGAGTTTAGA ACCCTAGAGCCTACAGAGTCGATCGGGACTACCATCAGACCCGACTTAGGAAATTCCCAA CAAGAACTGCAAGAGATTGTTTGGCCAGAAATCCCACAAGAATCAGTGCCTCAAGTTTTG gtacctctgGATCCATATCCTGCCGAAGATCTGCGGCCGAAAAATGTTGGTGTCAAGACTCAGCCAAATGATTCGAGACCG gTCAGAGATTACAAACCGGACGAATTGAAGTCAGCGATCAACGTCTCAGAAATTGAAACAACGACTATGATAATAAGTAACGACGAAGAAAACGGAGCTATGTTCAACTTTCCCAAATATTATCTCATTGGCTGA
- the LOC107883167 gene encoding uncharacterized protein LOC107883167 isoform X2 has translation MMHLSSAIAVLMIVVAAASAGLYPATMGNKGAAVGRTKSTANRDTSGDSYHMQSSDGQYVFGHTNGEQGRAEMRDSDGTVTGYYSYADRDGRVVRVDYVADKGGYRVISNAGVQSASVTVQADGGGAAPAAQSDFRKLYTDMTRRIKSTVVQRGQKVVDPIGEGQQPVVVDPIPYPTEETKHSNPEEKINFPDWSQVKISTTQKPTNGIEKSEGQQQQQQETVDPNLDSVKITTQKSNIKGNENDGQESIDDSKSGMITTDIPSVPLVPIQPQVPTKGDHKGEYSDTVYHEDQAKEITTEVGNSMIGAESTVIDDTENNSPVTKPISIISNVQTTVSYYDRPGQTTESTVSSDGRLGFQTTISGVKQFDEYSTAVVSESATEHYRTIKENEDKIKISSETDVLVTIKPLQDNESFENVQTTVEPNRQTDVQTTGVLSSVDSTTIETVNGNPALVSTVRPLYESDITTSQTGGRVGDTETATAVDAAGIQYVTEQNNNNEDRPEFRTLEPTESIGTTIRPDLGNSQQELQEIVWPEIPQESVPQVLVPLDPYPAEDLRPKNVGVKTQPNDSRPVRSEITNRTN, from the exons ATGATGCATCTTTCGTCTGCC aTCGCAGTCTTGATGATCGTGGTTGCAGCAGCGTCTGCCGGCCTTTATCCGGCGACGATGGGCAACAAAGGCGCCGCCGTGGGGCGCACGAAATCTACCGCCAATCGTGACACTTCAGGTGATAGTTATCACATGCAGTCGTCTGATGGACAGTATGTATTCGGACACACCAATGGCGAACAG GGCAGAGCCGAGATGCGCGACAGCGACGGCACGGTGACCGGATATTACAGTTACGCGGACCGCGACGGTCGAGTGGTTCGCGTCGATTACGTGGCGGACAAGGGCGGATACAGAGTGATATCAAACGCCGGTGTGCAGTCCGCTTCGGTGACCGTACAGGCGGACGGCGGTGGTGCAGCTCCAGCTGCTCAAAGCGATTTCCGGAAACTGTACACGGATATGACCCGCCGCATCAAA AGCACAGTCGTGCAACGAGGTCAAAAAGTGGTGGATCCCATCGGTGAAGGCCAACAGCCAGTCGTCGTGGATCCGATTCCGTACCCTACTGAAGAG ACAAAACATTCAAACCCTgaagaaaaaatcaattttccgGATTGGAGTCAAGTGAAGATTTCTACGACCCAAAAGCCAACG AATGGAATTGAAAAAAGCGAaggacaacaacaacaacaacaagaaACTGTAGATCCTAATTTGGATAGTGTAAAGATTACAACTCAAAAATCAAAT ATTAAGGGAAATGAAAACGATGGCCAAGAATCTATTGACGATTCGAAGAGTGGAATGATCACTACAGATATACCTTCAGTACCATTAGTTCCGATTCAGCCtcaa GTTCCCACGAAAGGAGATCATAAGGGAGAATATTCTGATACAGTATACCACGAAGATCAGGCCAAG GAAATTACGACTGAAGTCGGCAATTCCATGATCGGTGCAGAATCTACCGTAATCGATGACACAGAAAATAATTCACCAGTCACAAAACCC ATATCGATTATAAGCAACGTTCAAACAACGGTATCATATTACGACAGGCCTGGACAAACCACTGAAAGTACTGTAAGTAGCGACGGCCGACTAGGTTTCCag ACAACAATCTCTGGAGTAAAACAATTTGATGAATATTCAACAGCGGTGGTTTCAGAAAGTGCGACGGAGCATTACCGAACCATTAAAGAGAACGAGGACAAAATTAAG ATTTCATCTGAAACGGATGTGCTGGTGACCATCAAACCACTACAGGATAATGAATCATTCGAAAATGTACAGACTACAGTTGAACCGAACCGTCAAACCGACGTCCAA ACTACTGGTGTACTGTCCAGTGTCGATTCCACGACGATCGAAACGGTAAACGGAAATCCTGCGTTAGTCAGTACGGTGCGGCCTTTGTACGAATCTGATATTACTACATCGCAG ACCGGTGGTAGGGTCGGTGACACGGAAACCGCAACTGCAGTCGATGCAGCCGGTATTCAGTACGTGACCGaacagaacaataataatgaagacCGTCCCGAGTTTAGA ACCCTAGAGCCTACAGAGTCGATCGGGACTACCATCAGACCCGACTTAGGAAATTCCCAA CAAGAACTGCAAGAGATTGTTTGGCCAGAAATCCCACAAGAATCAGTGCCTCAAGTTTTG gtacctctgGATCCATATCCTGCCGAAGATCTGCGGCCGAAAAATGTTGGTGTCAAGACTCAGCCAAATGATTCGAGACCGGTAAG gTCAGAGATTACAAACCGGACGAATTGA